A single region of the Gephyromycinifex aptenodytis genome encodes:
- the cobT gene encoding nicotinate-nucleotide--dimethylbenzimidazole phosphoribosyltransferase — protein sequence MTISPPMSLAAREAIADVLANRRDIRSGFTMDPIDDDVLMRVLTAAHQAPSVGFSQPWDFLILRDEQVRRRVQSLAATQRDIFAAQLPSARARSFDGLKVEAILSTPVNIVVTCDPTRGGPYTLGRHADPRMAPFSVACAVQNLWLAARAEGLGVGWVSFFDPDELRDELGLPGHLDVVAYLCIGHVEQFPPAPELALTGWARRRPLSWAVHHDTWGARRLPGGEPMSLIEETIAAIQPPDEEAAAAADSRQAMLTKPAGSLGELENIARRLAGITGACPPPVPEPVALAVFCGDHGVHAQGVTPWPQEVTMQMALNFIAGGAMTSVLARQVGAEVAVIDMGVLGDLPAQPGVMVRKVARGTADMTQGPAMTREQCAQAVEAGIDIARDLVAQGNRMLATGDLGIANTTGSAALASVFTGASAEQVTGRGTGIDDAMLAHKIEVVRRAIEVNHAEAGDPLAALAAVGGFEHAGLVGLLLGAAALRTPVILDGVIAASAALAAAALCPTAAQYWFAGHTSAEPASALAIDQLGLHPLLSLEMRLGEGSGAMLAVPVVQSAARVLAEGATFESAGVAGRDE from the coding sequence ATGACGATCAGCCCACCGATGTCGCTCGCTGCTCGTGAGGCGATCGCCGATGTGCTCGCCAACCGCCGCGACATCCGCAGCGGCTTCACGATGGACCCCATCGATGACGACGTCCTCATGCGGGTGCTGACGGCTGCCCACCAGGCTCCGAGCGTCGGCTTCAGCCAGCCGTGGGACTTCCTCATCCTGCGCGACGAGCAGGTGCGTCGCCGGGTACAGTCCCTGGCCGCAACCCAACGCGACATCTTCGCCGCGCAGCTACCGAGCGCGCGGGCGCGCAGCTTCGACGGACTGAAGGTGGAGGCGATCCTGTCCACCCCGGTCAACATCGTCGTCACCTGCGACCCCACCCGTGGGGGCCCGTACACCCTGGGCCGCCATGCCGACCCGCGGATGGCGCCGTTCTCGGTCGCCTGCGCCGTACAGAACCTGTGGCTGGCTGCCCGCGCCGAGGGGCTGGGCGTGGGATGGGTGAGCTTCTTCGACCCCGATGAGCTGCGAGACGAGCTCGGGCTGCCCGGGCATCTGGACGTCGTGGCCTACCTGTGCATCGGCCACGTCGAACAGTTCCCGCCCGCCCCAGAGCTGGCCCTGACGGGCTGGGCCCGCCGCCGTCCCCTGTCCTGGGCGGTTCACCACGACACCTGGGGAGCGCGTCGTCTCCCGGGAGGAGAACCGATGTCCCTCATCGAGGAGACCATCGCCGCGATTCAACCCCCGGATGAGGAGGCCGCCGCGGCAGCCGACAGCCGCCAGGCCATGCTGACCAAGCCGGCTGGTTCCCTGGGCGAACTGGAGAACATCGCCCGCCGCCTGGCCGGGATCACCGGGGCCTGCCCGCCGCCGGTGCCGGAACCGGTTGCTTTGGCGGTGTTCTGCGGCGATCACGGGGTGCACGCCCAGGGTGTGACGCCCTGGCCGCAGGAGGTCACCATGCAGATGGCCCTGAACTTCATCGCCGGCGGCGCAATGACCAGTGTCCTGGCTCGTCAGGTGGGTGCCGAGGTCGCCGTCATCGACATGGGGGTGCTCGGTGACCTGCCCGCGCAACCCGGTGTCATGGTGCGCAAGGTGGCACGCGGCACCGCAGACATGACCCAAGGCCCGGCCATGACCCGGGAACAGTGCGCGCAGGCCGTGGAGGCCGGCATCGACATCGCCCGCGACCTGGTCGCCCAGGGCAACCGGATGCTGGCAACCGGCGACCTGGGTATCGCCAACACCACCGGCTCGGCTGCGTTGGCCTCGGTCTTCACCGGGGCGAGCGCTGAGCAGGTCACCGGTCGGGGTACCGGTATCGATGACGCGATGCTGGCTCACAAGATCGAGGTCGTCCGCCGGGCCATCGAGGTCAACCACGCCGAGGCAGGCGACCCGTTAGCTGCGCTGGCTGCGGTCGGTGGGTTCGAACACGCCGGGCTGGTCGGGCTGCTGTTGGGTGCTGCGGCGCTGCGCACGCCGGTCATCCTGGACGGCGTCATCGCTGCTTCGGCAGCCTTGGCCGCCGCGGCACTGTGCCCGACCGCTGCCCAGTACTGGTTCGCCGGTCACACCTCCGCCGAACCGGCCAGCGCGCTGGCCATCGACCAGTTGGGTCTGCATCCGCTGCTGTCCTTGGAAATGCGCTTGGGCGAGGGCAGCGGGGCGATGTTGGCCGTACCCGTGGTGCAGTCAGCTGCGCGGGTCTTGGCTGAGGGCGCAACCTTCGAAAGTGCAGGAGTTGCAGGTCGGGATGAGTGA
- the cobA gene encoding uroporphyrinogen-III C-methyltransferase, producing the protein MSEIDFVAGFSGGQALVVGGGGSALGPVAHLLAEGAQVAVVAPQIEAALEDLVARGIILWHQRDFIPSDLDGVSVVVAASGDTSLDEIVRGQARERGVLTLHRASHAARVATPGQGQVILVGGGPGDPGLLTVRGLREVQAADVVVVDRLAPLAVLDELGTEVEIIDVSKIPRGRHTTQEEINAVLIERARQGHRVVRLKGGDPYVFGRGMEEVMACREAGVAVEVVPGVTSAVAGPELAGIPVTHRGLVQGFAVVSGHCAPNDPRSTIDWAHLAASGVTIVILMGVETLPEIARALLAGGRVTQTPVASIMNAATTSQRVIRTTLGALAEAAPDGLIPPAVTVVGDVAAFAEDGIAPRVEA; encoded by the coding sequence ATGAGTGAGATCGATTTCGTCGCCGGGTTCTCCGGCGGGCAGGCCCTGGTCGTCGGCGGCGGCGGGTCGGCGCTTGGGCCGGTCGCGCACCTGCTCGCCGAAGGCGCCCAGGTCGCGGTGGTGGCGCCGCAGATCGAGGCTGCTCTGGAAGACCTGGTCGCGCGGGGGATCATCCTCTGGCACCAGCGGGACTTCATCCCCAGCGACCTGGACGGCGTCTCCGTGGTGGTGGCAGCCAGCGGGGACACCAGCCTCGACGAGATAGTGCGGGGACAGGCCCGAGAACGCGGCGTGCTCACCCTGCATCGCGCCTCGCACGCAGCCCGGGTGGCAACTCCGGGTCAGGGTCAGGTGATTCTCGTGGGTGGCGGACCGGGCGACCCGGGGCTGCTCACCGTGCGGGGGCTGCGCGAGGTTCAGGCTGCCGATGTGGTTGTGGTGGACCGGCTGGCTCCGCTGGCCGTCCTTGACGAGCTCGGCACCGAGGTCGAGATCATCGACGTGTCGAAGATTCCGCGCGGTCGCCACACCACCCAAGAGGAGATCAACGCGGTCCTCATCGAGCGCGCCCGCCAGGGGCACCGGGTTGTTCGCCTCAAAGGCGGCGACCCGTATGTCTTCGGTCGGGGGATGGAAGAGGTCATGGCCTGCCGAGAAGCCGGCGTTGCCGTCGAGGTCGTTCCCGGCGTGACCTCTGCAGTCGCCGGTCCGGAGCTTGCCGGAATCCCCGTCACTCACCGGGGGCTTGTGCAGGGCTTCGCCGTCGTCTCCGGACACTGCGCCCCCAATGATCCACGCAGCACGATCGATTGGGCGCACCTGGCTGCCTCCGGGGTGACCATCGTCATCCTCATGGGGGTGGAGACCCTGCCCGAGATCGCGCGGGCCCTACTGGCTGGTGGCCGGGTGACCCAGACCCCCGTGGCATCCATCATGAACGCGGCGACGACCAGCCAACGCGTCATACGCACTACGCTGGGCGCCCTGGCCGAAGCCGCTCCCGACGGGCTCATCCCACCCGCGGTGACCGTGGTTGGTGATGTCGCAGCCTTCGCCGAGGACGGCATCGCCCCTAGGGTCGAGGCATGA
- a CDS encoding DUF3043 domain-containing protein, giving the protein MFGRKKDDAPVDQAPQDRTGSSAVRPGAKNRPTPSRREAEAARRRPVVPADRKAAAQQSKIKEREARLKTREAMLSGEEWALPARDQGRQRQFIRDVVDSRWSIGEFLLPIMIIGLPISLIQNSTAVMIGYTLVYGALIATLLDTVFLTMRLKKQIRERFGEEPARGTGWYVFSRSVQIRPGRMPRPRVKRGESPR; this is encoded by the coding sequence GTGTTTGGACGCAAGAAAGACGACGCCCCCGTTGATCAGGCCCCCCAGGACAGGACTGGCTCCAGTGCGGTGAGGCCTGGCGCCAAGAACCGCCCGACGCCTTCGCGGCGCGAAGCCGAAGCTGCTCGGCGTCGCCCGGTGGTTCCTGCCGACCGCAAGGCCGCCGCCCAGCAATCCAAGATCAAGGAGCGGGAGGCGCGGCTCAAGACCCGTGAGGCGATGCTCAGCGGTGAAGAGTGGGCGCTGCCCGCTCGCGACCAGGGTCGTCAGCGTCAGTTCATCCGCGATGTCGTCGATTCACGCTGGAGCATCGGAGAGTTCCTACTCCCGATCATGATCATCGGCTTGCCGATCAGCCTCATCCAGAACTCCACGGCGGTGATGATCGGGTACACCCTGGTGTACGGCGCACTGATCGCCACGCTGCTGGACACGGTCTTCTTGACGATGCGACTCAAAAAGCAGATCCGGGAGCGTTTCGGCGAAGAGCCCGCGCGCGGCACCGGCTGGTATGTCTTCTCCCGCTCGGTACAGATCCGACCCGGTCGGATGCCTCGCCCGCGGGTCAAGCGCGGCGAGTCCCCCCGCTGA
- a CDS encoding glycerate kinase family protein has protein sequence MRVLICPEAFAGMLTAVQTAEAMASGWRQRAPHDELTLTPLASGGPGFLHVLEEAHSGMAVALTVSDPLGRSVPAQVLLVEEAGRRTAYIESAQAAGIHLLSAAERDPASTSTYGVGQLVLAAVEEGAQRIVLGVGGSATTDAGAGFLAALGAGDPAVLARGGMCLGDIADDALSELPLVLHRLSGVELVLATDHQIPLLGFEGTCATTAQDKGASPQGAQQLEAALGRFTEVVARTLPAPTDLLTGLPRRVDRELGAGAGGGLGYAMLALGALRQSAVSLVQQAWGFESLLARHDLLLTGEGCFDWTSLRASTVAEVTARAAERALPTIILAGQVQVGRRESMAMGAAGVYAVADTPADVLDLAADPVGRVRARAARIAATWSPS, from the coding sequence GTGCGTGTCCTGATCTGCCCGGAAGCCTTCGCGGGGATGCTCACCGCCGTCCAGACGGCTGAGGCGATGGCCTCCGGATGGCGGCAGCGGGCACCGCACGACGAACTCACGCTCACCCCGCTGGCATCGGGGGGGCCCGGGTTCCTGCACGTACTCGAAGAGGCGCATTCGGGGATGGCGGTGGCGCTGACCGTCAGTGATCCGCTGGGCCGGAGTGTCCCCGCGCAGGTTCTCCTCGTGGAAGAAGCGGGCCGCCGTACCGCCTACATCGAGTCCGCGCAGGCCGCCGGGATCCACTTGCTGTCCGCCGCTGAACGTGACCCGGCCTCGACCAGCACGTACGGGGTAGGCCAGCTCGTCCTGGCCGCCGTCGAGGAGGGCGCGCAACGGATAGTCCTCGGCGTGGGCGGGAGTGCCACCACCGACGCTGGCGCCGGCTTCCTGGCGGCTCTGGGTGCTGGCGACCCGGCGGTTCTGGCGCGCGGCGGGATGTGCCTTGGCGACATCGCGGACGACGCGCTGAGCGAACTGCCGCTGGTGCTGCATCGACTCTCCGGTGTGGAACTCGTGCTGGCAACCGACCACCAGATTCCGTTGCTGGGTTTCGAGGGCACCTGCGCAACCACTGCCCAGGACAAAGGCGCTTCACCGCAGGGCGCGCAACAGCTGGAGGCTGCGCTCGGGAGGTTCACGGAGGTCGTGGCCCGCACCCTGCCTGCCCCCACCGATCTGCTCACGGGGCTGCCTCGCCGAGTCGACCGCGAGTTGGGCGCCGGGGCCGGCGGTGGCCTCGGGTACGCGATGCTCGCCCTCGGGGCGCTGCGCCAGAGCGCGGTGTCGCTGGTGCAGCAGGCCTGGGGCTTCGAGTCGCTGCTTGCCCGGCACGATCTGCTGCTGACCGGTGAAGGCTGCTTCGACTGGACCTCGTTGCGCGCCAGCACCGTCGCCGAAGTGACGGCCCGGGCAGCCGAGCGGGCCCTTCCCACCATCATCTTGGCCGGGCAGGTGCAGGTCGGGCGCCGGGAGAGCATGGCGATGGGAGCAGCAGGGGTCTACGCCGTGGCCGACACCCCCGCTGACGTGCTCGATCTGGCTGCAGACCCGGTCGGGCGGGTGCGGGCACGCGCGGCGCGAATCGCCGCGACGTGGTCCCCGAGTTGA
- a CDS encoding HesB/IscA family protein, with product MTVANETTTAEHGVLLTDVAAGKVKSLLEQEGRDDLRLRVGVQPGGCSGLIYQLYFDERTLDGDAVRDFGGVEVVVDRMSAPYLDGATIDFSDTIEKQGFTIDNPNAGSSCACGDSFS from the coding sequence ATGACTGTTGCGAACGAGACCACGACTGCCGAGCATGGCGTCCTGCTCACCGACGTCGCTGCGGGCAAGGTTAAGAGCCTGCTCGAACAAGAGGGCCGTGACGACCTTCGTCTGCGGGTGGGCGTCCAGCCCGGCGGCTGTTCCGGCCTTATCTACCAGCTGTACTTCGACGAGCGCACCCTTGATGGCGACGCCGTACGCGACTTCGGTGGCGTCGAGGTCGTTGTCGACCGGATGAGCGCTCCCTATCTCGACGGCGCGACCATCGACTTCTCCGACACCATCGAGAAGCAGGGCTTCACCATCGACAACCCCAACGCGGGTAGCTCCTGCGCCTGCGGCGACTCCTTCAGCTGA
- a CDS encoding carbohydrate kinase family protein has product MPIAVAGSIATDHLMTFQGRFADSLLAEQLEQVSLSFLADGLDIRRGGVGGNISFGMALLGARPVLVGAAGLDFADYRSWLERHGVDCESVHVSEQAHTARFVCTTDSVHAQIATFYPGAMSEARDIELGPVAERVGTLDLVLIGPDDPEAMLRHTDECRARGIPFAADPSQQLAFMDGPSIQRLIDGATYLFTNEYESHLTEQKTGWDAEEIARRVTTRVITRGAQGCTVATAGQETINVGVVPARTVADPTGVGDAFRAGFLVGLTAGLSHERCAQLGALLATHVVETVGTQEYADGLVGMRARLAEVYGEAAAEEIAAHLPAGRV; this is encoded by the coding sequence GTGCCTATTGCCGTAGCTGGGTCCATTGCGACCGATCACCTCATGACCTTTCAGGGACGCTTTGCCGATTCCCTCCTCGCCGAGCAACTGGAGCAGGTCTCGCTGTCCTTCCTTGCCGACGGCTTGGACATCCGCCGCGGGGGAGTAGGGGGCAACATCTCCTTCGGGATGGCCCTGCTCGGTGCCCGACCCGTCCTGGTCGGCGCTGCCGGCCTGGACTTTGCTGATTACCGCTCCTGGCTGGAGCGCCACGGCGTGGACTGTGAGTCGGTGCACGTCTCCGAGCAGGCCCACACCGCCCGGTTCGTGTGCACCACCGACTCGGTACACGCTCAGATCGCCACCTTCTACCCCGGCGCGATGTCCGAAGCGCGCGACATCGAGCTGGGCCCGGTCGCCGAACGGGTCGGAACCCTGGACCTGGTGCTGATCGGCCCGGACGACCCTGAGGCGATGCTTCGCCACACCGATGAATGCCGCGCCCGTGGTATCCCGTTCGCGGCCGACCCGAGCCAGCAGTTGGCCTTCATGGACGGACCCTCGATCCAGCGGCTCATCGACGGCGCCACCTACCTGTTCACCAACGAGTACGAATCGCACTTGACCGAGCAGAAGACGGGTTGGGACGCCGAGGAGATCGCCCGGCGAGTCACGACCCGCGTCATCACCCGCGGGGCGCAGGGCTGCACCGTGGCTACCGCAGGCCAGGAGACGATCAACGTCGGCGTCGTTCCTGCCCGCACGGTGGCTGACCCCACCGGCGTCGGTGACGCCTTCCGGGCCGGTTTCCTGGTCGGGCTGACGGCGGGCCTATCCCATGAGCGTTGCGCTCAGCTGGGTGCTCTGCTTGCCACCCACGTCGTTGAGACGGTGGGGACGCAGGAATACGCGGACGGCCTGGTCGGCATGCGGGCACGGCTCGCAGAGGTTTACGGCGAGGCTGCCGCCGAAGAGATCGCGGCGCACCTACCGGCAGGCCGTGTCTGA
- the aat gene encoding leucyl/phenylalanyl-tRNA--protein transferase — protein sequence MSESQVAAGQGEPVEPPATGWVFDPTRRCGEDLVAVGGDLQPGTLLEAYRTGVFPMGIGPHGHPPLAWWSPDPRGVLLPGGLKVSRSLRKSLRRFEFSVDADFKAVVAGCADPSRDGRWITATLMDAYLELHRLGWAHSVEVWAGADLVGGLYGVSISGLFAGESMFHRVTDASKVALVALNDILFIDHDPRRIIDVQWNTSHLASLGVTEVPQADYLRRLRAAVEAPQPAWPTAGQRDALRNTRTSQQSER from the coding sequence GTGTCTGAGTCTCAGGTAGCGGCCGGCCAGGGCGAACCTGTGGAGCCCCCGGCGACGGGTTGGGTCTTCGACCCGACCCGCCGCTGCGGGGAAGACCTGGTGGCCGTGGGCGGTGATCTTCAGCCGGGCACCTTGCTGGAGGCCTACCGAACCGGGGTCTTCCCGATGGGTATCGGCCCCCACGGTCATCCGCCGTTGGCCTGGTGGTCCCCCGACCCCCGAGGGGTGCTCTTACCCGGGGGATTGAAGGTGAGCCGTTCGCTGCGAAAGTCGTTGCGTCGGTTCGAGTTCAGTGTTGATGCTGACTTCAAGGCGGTCGTCGCCGGTTGCGCGGACCCGAGCCGTGACGGGCGCTGGATCACAGCGACCCTGATGGATGCTTATCTTGAGTTGCATCGTCTCGGTTGGGCCCATTCGGTGGAGGTCTGGGCCGGTGCGGACTTGGTGGGTGGGCTTTACGGCGTCAGCATCAGTGGCCTGTTCGCTGGGGAGTCGATGTTCCACCGCGTCACCGATGCCTCTAAAGTCGCGCTGGTGGCGCTTAACGACATCTTGTTCATCGATCACGACCCGCGCCGAATTATCGACGTTCAATGGAACACCTCACACCTGGCCAGTCTGGGTGTGACGGAGGTTCCGCAGGCCGACTACCTGCGACGACTGCGTGCGGCAGTCGAGGCACCGCAACCTGCATGGCCCACTGCCGGGCAGCGGGATGCTCTCCGCAACACCAGGACCAGCCAGCAGTCAGAGCGCTGA
- the ctaC gene encoding aa3-type cytochrome oxidase subunit II, protein MRRHEETPTRGRRSRAALGGIAVLAAFALSGCSEAAQRGWLPRGASTGAERVTSLWVGMWITALAVGALVWGLTIWCIIRYRRRKDDVGLPPQLRYNVPIEILYTIIPVMIVGVLFFFTARDEKVLLDHTTHKPDVTINVVGKQWSWDFNYVDAQVWESGVQAQLTGKAGVQETLPTLYLPENKRIEFVLTARDVIHSFWVPAFQQKLDMIPGKVNKLQIVTTEPGEYQGKCAELCGAYHAAMLFNVKVVSQEEYDKHLAELKAKGQTGMLDNSLSRAHLEPGQPNYQQYQPKQEGGQ, encoded by the coding sequence TTGCGTCGCCACGAAGAAACCCCCACGCGCGGGCGGCGATCGCGCGCCGCGCTCGGCGGAATAGCCGTGCTTGCCGCGTTCGCCCTCAGCGGTTGCAGTGAAGCGGCGCAGCGCGGTTGGCTGCCCCGCGGTGCTTCCACGGGAGCGGAGCGGGTCACCAGCCTGTGGGTCGGTATGTGGATCACGGCTCTGGCCGTCGGGGCTCTCGTCTGGGGCCTGACCATCTGGTGCATCATCCGCTACCGCCGCCGCAAGGATGACGTAGGTCTTCCGCCGCAGCTGCGCTACAACGTGCCGATCGAGATCCTCTACACGATCATCCCGGTGATGATCGTGGGAGTCCTGTTCTTCTTCACCGCTCGCGATGAGAAGGTCCTCCTGGACCACACCACCCATAAGCCGGACGTCACGATCAACGTCGTCGGCAAGCAGTGGAGCTGGGACTTCAACTATGTCGACGCCCAGGTGTGGGAGTCAGGCGTGCAGGCCCAGCTCACCGGCAAGGCCGGTGTCCAGGAGACACTGCCGACGCTGTATCTGCCTGAGAACAAGCGCATCGAGTTCGTGCTGACGGCACGCGACGTCATCCACTCGTTCTGGGTGCCCGCGTTCCAGCAGAAGCTCGACATGATCCCCGGCAAGGTCAACAAGCTCCAGATCGTCACGACCGAGCCCGGTGAGTACCAAGGCAAGTGCGCCGAGCTGTGCGGCGCCTATCACGCGGCCATGCTGTTCAACGTCAAGGTCGTCAGCCAGGAGGAGTACGACAAACACCTGGCAGAGCTGAAGGCCAAGGGTCAGACGGGCATGCTGGACAACAGCTTGAGCCGTGCTCACCTTGAGCCTGGCCAGCCCAACTACCAGCAGTACCAACCCAAACAGGAAGGCGGTCAGTAA